From Herpetosiphon gulosus, the proteins below share one genomic window:
- a CDS encoding AAA family ATPase, with protein sequence MRGLTLGKFAPLHKGHQLMIETALSEVAELQIIIYDSPEQTSVPLPVRSAWLRELYPQAQVIEAWDGPSVIGNTREIQQLHEDYVIQQLGISNISHFYSSEFYGEHMSQALDAINRQVDPPRNQVPISATQIRSDPYRYREFLHPRVYRDLIMKIVLLGAPSTGKTTLTAALAEAFNTQWMPEYGREYWEQHQHNRRLTPPQLVEIAEGHLEREEQRLLESNRYLFVDTNALTTYHFALSYHGMAEPRLAQLADQAQQRYDLVLVCDSDIPYDDTWDRSGEVQRIIFQKQLLAQLQLRRQPYYLISGPLEQRIAQVQRILQRHQLYHNLLTNPA encoded by the coding sequence ATGCGTGGTTTGACCCTCGGCAAATTTGCCCCCTTGCACAAAGGCCATCAACTGATGATTGAAACGGCGCTCAGCGAAGTGGCTGAGCTGCAAATTATCATTTACGATAGCCCCGAACAAACCAGCGTGCCATTGCCAGTTCGTAGCGCTTGGCTGCGTGAGCTTTACCCCCAAGCCCAAGTGATTGAGGCGTGGGATGGGCCAAGCGTGATCGGCAATACCCGCGAGATTCAGCAACTCCACGAAGATTATGTGATTCAGCAACTTGGCATTAGCAATATCAGCCATTTTTATTCGAGCGAATTTTATGGCGAACATATGAGCCAAGCCCTGGACGCAATCAATCGCCAAGTTGACCCGCCGCGCAACCAAGTGCCGATCTCAGCCACCCAAATTCGCAGCGATCCCTATCGCTATCGTGAGTTTTTGCATCCCCGTGTTTACCGCGATTTGATTATGAAAATCGTGCTGCTTGGTGCGCCCTCAACTGGCAAAACGACGCTCACCGCCGCACTGGCCGAAGCATTTAACACCCAGTGGATGCCCGAATATGGCCGCGAATATTGGGAGCAACATCAGCATAATCGGCGGCTCACACCCCCGCAATTGGTCGAAATTGCCGAGGGCCATCTTGAGCGCGAAGAACAGCGCTTGCTGGAAAGCAACCGTTATCTCTTTGTTGATACCAATGCCTTAACCACCTACCACTTTGCGCTAAGCTACCATGGCATGGCCGAGCCACGTTTGGCCCAACTGGCCGACCAAGCCCAACAGCGCTACGATTTGGTGTTGGTTTGCGATAGCGATATTCCCTATGATGATACTTGGGATCGCTCGGGCGAAGTTCAACGCATCATCTTCCAAAAACAACTATTAGCCCAATTACAGCTACGTCGCCAACCCTATTATTTAATTAGCGGCCCGCTTGAGCAGCGCATCGCCCAAGTGCAAAGGATATTACAACGCCATCAGCTTTATCACAATTTGCTTACCAACCCAGCCTGA
- a CDS encoding TPM domain-containing protein, producing MKQRRWGILMLWVLSLMLFAAPSFAQDARVVIDNNGVDVDESRINTAARQLTDKGALVVVVLTDSTNGQSETAYLDSRLKALGIGNSSKAGDRPSNVLIYYVSFDPRYSSILPGIDYNQALTTGNQSDSIRNNQLNAGLKVNDPTRGLVDAMTATARVINDPAGAASSSSQSSSSSSGLGSSLVWIIVIIALVAIGFFVVPGLLKRRSNQAADLGAQASTRARFDQAKRNAGVGIADLGQAMRDAAEKQRFDKISYPSTQANELEQRHRAVESSFTQLKVKFDDINEHIDNLSNPSVTDLEGAAGGYDGITNQVRQITSELQAMDALRKELDTINAQAPGEVDRAKKW from the coding sequence ATGAAACAACGTCGCTGGGGCATACTTATGCTCTGGGTGCTCAGTTTAATGCTGTTTGCTGCGCCTAGTTTTGCCCAAGATGCACGGGTGGTGATCGATAATAATGGGGTTGATGTTGATGAAAGTCGGATCAATACGGCGGCTCGTCAATTAACCGATAAAGGCGCGTTGGTGGTGGTGGTGCTCACTGATAGCACCAATGGCCAAAGTGAAACTGCCTATTTGGATAGCCGCCTGAAAGCGCTTGGGATTGGCAATAGCTCAAAAGCTGGCGATCGCCCAAGTAATGTCTTGATCTATTATGTTTCATTCGACCCACGCTATAGCTCGATTTTGCCAGGCATCGACTACAATCAAGCCTTAACCACTGGCAATCAATCGGATTCGATTCGCAATAATCAACTGAATGCTGGGTTAAAGGTCAATGACCCCACTCGTGGTTTGGTTGATGCCATGACTGCAACTGCGCGAGTGATTAATGATCCAGCTGGAGCCGCCTCGAGCAGCTCGCAAAGCAGCAGTAGCAGCAGTGGGCTTGGCTCAAGCCTGGTATGGATAATTGTGATTATCGCCTTAGTCGCGATTGGTTTCTTTGTGGTGCCTGGCTTGCTCAAGCGCCGTTCGAACCAAGCCGCCGATTTAGGCGCACAAGCTAGTACCCGTGCTCGTTTTGATCAAGCCAAACGTAATGCTGGGGTCGGGATTGCCGACCTTGGGCAGGCCATGCGCGATGCTGCTGAAAAACAGCGTTTCGATAAAATTAGCTATCCATCAACCCAAGCCAACGAATTAGAACAGCGGCATCGGGCGGTTGAAAGTAGCTTTACTCAGCTCAAAGTTAAGTTTGATGATATTAATGAACACATTGATAACTTGTCAAATCCCTCAGTCACCGATTTAGAGGGCGCGGCTGGTGGCTACGATGGCATTACCAACCAAGTACGCCAAATTACCAGCGAATTGCAAGCAATGGATGCTTTGCGTAAGGAGCTTGATACGATTAATGCTCAAGCTCCAGGCGAGGTTGACCGCGCAAAAAAATGGTAA
- a CDS encoding IS982 family transposase gives MPAVPGPAPALAPSEVLTILLAMDIVPFPSETGFLGFLRATHGDLFPTLPHQSQFNRHARRLRSLLEALRQSWLHSWALITRPQVILDTKPIPVVGYTRSKGRSDFAGSATYGYCASRKLAYFGYKLVMLTTLDGIPVAYDLVPAHTDERAAADAILDQVTNADIWADKGFLGAAWQQSVRDTTGNRIWTAKRQHQSPNPVVFDRLIGSIRERIEGTFHELQNTGRNVERLLAKTVDGLATRIATKVTHLVLKAVLRARFGIDVLTFTVIKEV, from the coding sequence ATGCCAGCCGTGCCTGGACCAGCGCCAGCATTGGCACCAAGCGAGGTGTTAACGATTCTCTTGGCCATGGATATCGTCCCTTTTCCTAGCGAAACGGGCTTCTTAGGCTTTCTGCGGGCAACCCATGGTGATTTGTTTCCAACCCTGCCCCATCAAAGCCAATTCAATCGCCATGCCCGACGGCTCCGCAGCCTGCTCGAAGCATTGCGCCAGTCGTGGCTCCATTCATGGGCGCTGATCACCCGTCCACAGGTCATTCTTGATACCAAACCCATTCCGGTTGTTGGGTATACGCGTTCGAAAGGTCGGAGTGATTTTGCAGGCAGTGCCACCTATGGATACTGTGCCAGCCGCAAATTGGCCTATTTTGGCTATAAACTGGTCATGCTGACGACCCTCGACGGCATTCCGGTCGCCTATGATCTCGTGCCAGCCCATACCGATGAACGAGCGGCTGCAGACGCAATTCTGGATCAGGTGACCAATGCCGATATCTGGGCCGATAAAGGCTTTCTGGGTGCAGCGTGGCAACAATCGGTTCGGGACACAACGGGGAATCGTATCTGGACAGCCAAACGCCAGCATCAATCACCCAATCCCGTTGTCTTTGATCGCTTGATCGGATCGATCCGGGAACGGATCGAAGGAACGTTTCATGAACTCCAAAATACGGGACGGAATGTCGAGCGCTTGTTGGCCAAAACCGTTGACGGATTGGCGACCAGAATTGCCACAAAGGTGACCCATCTCGTCTTGAAGGCCGTGTTGCGTGCGCGATTTGGCATCGATGTACTCACCTTTACGGTAATCAAGGAAGTCTAA
- a CDS encoding cystathionine gamma-synthase has product MDYGFATRAIHAGQDPESVTGAVIVPIYQTSTYAQRGVGDHTGYEYSRTDNPTRTALQTCLAALEEAKHALVFASGLGASTTLMLMLKAGDHVICGDDVYGGTYRLFQRVMTEHGLSFDFVDMADPEAVRAAIKPNTRLIWLETPTNPLLKLAPIAAITKVAREHGIWTIVDNTFASPYNQRPITLGADMVLHSTTKYIGGHSDVVGGAIMTSNDELYEKLKFLQNAAGAVPGPFDCWLVLRGVKTLSIRMREHERNALAIAQFLTEHPAVEKVIYPGLPSHPQHNLAREQMRGFGGMISILLKGGAEVANAMVSKTKLFTLAESLGGIESLIEVPAGMTHMSVAGSKLEVPANLVRLSVGIEDINDLLRDLEQALA; this is encoded by the coding sequence GTGGATTATGGCTTTGCAACCCGCGCGATCCATGCAGGGCAAGACCCTGAATCAGTAACTGGCGCTGTGATTGTGCCAATTTATCAGACTTCGACCTATGCCCAACGCGGTGTTGGCGATCATACTGGCTATGAATATTCACGGACTGATAATCCAACTCGTACCGCTTTACAAACCTGTTTAGCCGCTTTGGAAGAGGCCAAACATGCGTTGGTATTTGCTTCGGGCTTGGGTGCTTCAACCACCTTGATGCTCATGCTCAAGGCTGGCGATCATGTGATTTGTGGCGATGATGTCTATGGCGGCACCTATCGCTTGTTCCAACGGGTGATGACTGAGCATGGCTTGAGCTTTGATTTTGTCGATATGGCCGATCCTGAGGCGGTTCGGGCAGCAATCAAGCCTAATACGCGCTTGATTTGGCTGGAAACCCCAACCAACCCGCTGTTGAAACTCGCGCCGATTGCTGCCATTACCAAAGTTGCTCGTGAACATGGCATTTGGACGATTGTTGATAATACCTTTGCTTCACCTTACAACCAACGCCCAATTACTTTAGGGGCCGATATGGTGCTGCACAGCACGACCAAATATATCGGCGGCCATAGCGATGTAGTCGGCGGGGCAATTATGACCTCGAACGATGAACTTTATGAAAAATTGAAGTTCTTGCAAAATGCCGCTGGCGCTGTGCCAGGCCCATTCGATTGCTGGTTGGTCTTACGCGGAGTCAAAACCTTGAGCATTCGTATGCGCGAGCATGAACGCAATGCTTTGGCAATTGCCCAGTTCCTAACCGAGCATCCAGCAGTTGAAAAAGTGATTTATCCAGGCTTGCCGTCGCATCCTCAGCACAATTTGGCGCGGGAGCAAATGCGTGGCTTTGGCGGGATGATCTCAATCTTGCTGAAAGGCGGGGCTGAAGTTGCCAACGCCATGGTCAGCAAAACCAAGCTCTTTACCTTGGCCGAAAGCTTGGGCGGGATTGAATCGCTAATTGAAGTGCCTGCTGGCATGACTCATATGAGCGTTGCTGGCTCGAAACTTGAAGTACCAGCCAATTTAGTGCGGCTTTCGGTTGGAATCGAAGATATTAATGATTTATTGCGCGACCTTGAGCAAGCACTTGCGTAG
- a CDS encoding DNA cytosine methyltransferase — MKTVDLFAGCGGMSLGFMQAGFDVVAAVDNWRPAINTYQQNFIHPIYDLDLAQISAAVSLIKSYAPELVIGGPPCQDFSSAGKRDESLGRADLTLDFAKIILAIQPAWVIMENVERARLSKIHQQACAMLHDGGYSLAQIVLDASLCGVPQLRKRTFVIGHRHGSIADFVNVLQQQLAKQPLTVRDYFGDSLGTNYYYRHPRTYARRAIFSVDEPSPTIRGVNRPIPKTYQMHPNDAGDVALARPLTTKERSLIQTFPFDFKFVGTKSEQEQMIGNAVPVNLAFFLATNLRAYLNQPRIQQLSLLPSFF; from the coding sequence ATGAAAACTGTCGATTTATTTGCTGGTTGCGGGGGCATGTCGCTGGGGTTTATGCAAGCGGGGTTTGATGTTGTCGCAGCGGTTGATAATTGGCGACCTGCGATTAACACCTATCAGCAAAACTTTATTCACCCGATTTATGATCTCGATTTAGCGCAGATTAGTGCAGCCGTATCATTAATTAAATCTTATGCCCCAGAATTAGTCATCGGTGGCCCACCATGCCAAGATTTTTCTTCGGCTGGTAAACGCGATGAAAGCTTGGGTCGGGCTGATTTGACCTTGGATTTTGCCAAAATCATACTGGCTATTCAACCTGCATGGGTTATCATGGAAAATGTTGAGCGTGCTCGGCTTTCCAAAATCCATCAACAGGCCTGTGCCATGTTGCATGATGGAGGTTATTCCTTGGCGCAAATTGTGTTAGATGCTAGTTTGTGTGGTGTGCCACAGTTGCGCAAACGAACCTTCGTCATTGGTCATCGCCATGGCTCAATTGCGGATTTTGTGAATGTGCTTCAGCAACAATTAGCCAAACAGCCATTAACGGTGCGAGATTATTTCGGAGACAGTCTAGGTACTAATTATTACTATCGCCATCCTAGAACGTATGCTCGACGAGCTATTTTTAGTGTCGATGAGCCTAGCCCAACCATCCGTGGGGTGAATCGGCCCATTCCGAAAACATATCAGATGCATCCTAACGATGCTGGCGATGTGGCTTTAGCACGGCCACTAACCACCAAAGAGCGCAGTCTGATCCAGACATTTCCCTTCGATTTTAAGTTTGTTGGAACAAAATCTGAGCAGGAGCAGATGATTGGGAATGCAGTGCCAGTAAATTTGGCTTTTTTTCTTGCAACCAACCTTCGAGCCTATCTGAATCAGCCGAGGATTCAACAACTCTCATTATTACCATCTTTCTTTTAA
- a CDS encoding DUF1986 domain-containing protein: MERSGRWTIRRVRSAVIATVLSTSVLLGGYAASAKDNKKVEVYPLPVVDEKQPGSEQLPPPDKIVGGSAATAGEFPWQARIARNGSLHCGGSLIAPQWVLTAAHCVQGFSVSSLSVVMGDHNWTSNEGTEQSRTIAQAVVHPSYSSSTYDNDIALLKLSSAVTLNSRVAVIPFATSADSALYNAGVMSTVTGWGALTEGGSSPSVLYKVQVPVVSTATCNASNAYNGQITGNMVCAGYAAGGKDSCQGDSGGPFVAQSSGSWKLSGVVSWGDGCARANKYGVYTKVSNYTSWINSYVGTVSPTSTPVPGTPVPTSTPVPGTPVPTSTPVPGGSLQNGGFESSANWVQSSTGGYAVISTTRPRSGSYSAFLGGYNSGTDNIYQSVTVPSNGVLRYYWYMSTQESGSTVYDRLYVRLYNSSGSLITTLRTWSNASTKNTWTLDTISLSAYAGQTVRVQFVGTTDSSLTTSFFVDDVTLQ; encoded by the coding sequence ATGGAACGATCTGGACGCTGGACAATTCGTCGGGTACGGTCTGCGGTCATTGCAACGGTGTTGAGCACATCAGTATTGTTGGGCGGCTACGCTGCCTCAGCCAAAGACAACAAAAAAGTCGAAGTTTATCCGCTCCCTGTTGTTGACGAAAAGCAACCTGGTTCCGAACAATTGCCCCCACCAGATAAAATTGTCGGTGGCTCGGCGGCTACTGCTGGTGAATTCCCCTGGCAAGCTCGGATAGCTCGTAACGGTAGCCTGCATTGTGGTGGCTCGCTGATTGCTCCCCAATGGGTTTTGACCGCTGCCCACTGTGTTCAAGGCTTCTCGGTATCATCACTCAGCGTGGTGATGGGCGACCACAACTGGACGAGCAACGAAGGCACTGAACAAAGCCGCACAATTGCCCAAGCAGTTGTTCACCCAAGCTATAGCTCATCAACCTACGACAACGACATTGCGTTGTTGAAACTGAGCAGCGCTGTTACCCTCAACAGCCGTGTTGCCGTGATTCCCTTCGCTACTAGCGCTGATAGCGCTTTGTATAACGCAGGGGTGATGTCAACCGTCACTGGTTGGGGTGCATTGACCGAAGGTGGCTCATCACCAAGCGTCTTGTACAAAGTGCAAGTGCCTGTAGTTTCAACCGCTACCTGTAATGCCTCAAACGCCTACAACGGCCAAATCACTGGTAACATGGTGTGTGCTGGCTATGCTGCTGGTGGCAAAGACTCCTGCCAAGGCGATAGCGGTGGTCCATTCGTCGCTCAAAGCAGCGGCTCATGGAAACTCAGTGGTGTTGTCAGCTGGGGCGACGGTTGTGCCCGCGCCAACAAATATGGCGTGTACACCAAAGTTTCCAACTACACCAGCTGGATCAACAGCTATGTCGGTACGGTAAGCCCAACCAGCACGCCAGTGCCAGGAACTCCAGTACCAACCAGCACGCCAGTGCCAGGAACTCCAGTGCCAACCAGCACCCCAGTACCAGGTGGCAGCTTGCAAAATGGTGGCTTCGAGAGCAGCGCTAACTGGGTTCAAAGCTCAACTGGTGGTTATGCAGTTATCTCAACCACCCGCCCACGCAGCGGCTCATACAGCGCCTTCTTAGGTGGCTACAACAGCGGCACCGATAACATCTATCAAAGCGTGACGGTTCCATCAAATGGTGTATTGCGCTACTACTGGTACATGAGCACCCAAGAAAGTGGCAGCACCGTCTACGACCGCTTGTATGTTCGCCTCTACAACAGCAGCGGCTCGTTGATCACCACGTTGCGCACGTGGAGCAATGCTAGCACCAAGAACACTTGGACACTGGACACGATTAGCTTGTCGGCCTACGCTGGCCAAACCGTGCGCGTCCAATTCGTTGGCACCACCGACAGCAGCTTGACCACCTCGTTCTTTGTGGACGATGTGACCCTGCAATAG
- a CDS encoding family 16 glycoside hydrolase, whose amino-acid sequence MVKYVRSIIIIGLGLVAIASFLYLGRRNQLGPSDQANNAVPSGSPLDFSQQRCEDILYGASYSNQRIIHPDVEIEPKPKDQISFPISETVVYRLWFSYQGYHYQKECAEPLNMLHTNVDQWHLVKGQWFNGFSAMGYKLFSDAFTHPYTGFALAENPHEHLFTLETELAMIDALEPDRNEHAAGLVFRVPALANPEQATGYGVVLTTKGPTDQPAVKLFTFDSAATIIKLVPLEVQTGQLYQLKVAVSPAPDPRIKVWVDGNLMIDVADPDPNTIGYAGFMVNNEVADFDHIYLYNQGSPLAASAVQTNLTAPWVKLPLTDPWLEIADTVRGTGAGDSFYIADSNTANGQLSADIQFDPEQQPATAALLFRIQDKLAPTNGSYGVGISTIDGGELKLFKFPYQPIQIVKTLIVPNQSYKLQVEFIGPYLKVLLNGQTVIDYTMDSSYIEGFVGLSVYNSTASFKNIQLTQPPLIENFATNLAEPWQVSDLVWPVNALAAQKIKRGLLVSAIDNGFYLSNTPTPDQFMFESEILLVADPAQEQATAGLVMFSESRDTSESTDTATKEALIVYMSSNNGGELGLFEYPDPKGGLVRYADVPLARCQLPIHKDVVYKLKVIYDEYDRITISLDGQACLSHPLAKQYHGGYFGLAMREGNALFNNTFVLTPLN is encoded by the coding sequence ATGGTTAAGTACGTTCGTTCGATAATCATCATTGGATTAGGTTTAGTGGCAATTGCTAGTTTTTTATATCTTGGGCGCAGAAATCAATTAGGTCCAAGTGATCAAGCGAATAATGCTGTTCCTAGCGGATCGCCACTCGATTTTAGCCAACAGCGTTGTGAGGATATCCTCTATGGTGCTAGCTATAGCAACCAAAGAATTATCCATCCAGATGTGGAAATTGAACCCAAACCAAAAGATCAGATTAGCTTCCCAATCTCGGAAACAGTTGTCTACAGGCTCTGGTTTAGCTATCAAGGCTATCACTATCAAAAAGAATGTGCTGAGCCGCTAAATATGCTCCATACAAATGTTGATCAATGGCACTTGGTTAAAGGTCAGTGGTTTAATGGTTTTAGTGCAATGGGCTATAAGCTCTTTTCTGATGCGTTTACCCATCCATATACTGGTTTTGCTCTGGCTGAGAACCCGCATGAGCATCTGTTTACGCTCGAAACCGAACTCGCTATGATCGATGCACTTGAACCTGATAGAAATGAACATGCTGCTGGTTTGGTATTTCGCGTCCCTGCTTTGGCTAATCCTGAACAGGCAACTGGCTATGGCGTAGTATTGACTACCAAAGGCCCAACTGACCAGCCAGCAGTCAAGCTATTCACATTTGACTCGGCTGCCACAATCATCAAGCTTGTGCCATTGGAGGTGCAAACAGGCCAACTGTATCAACTCAAAGTTGCCGTATCGCCAGCCCCCGACCCACGGATCAAGGTTTGGGTTGACGGTAATTTGATGATCGACGTAGCTGATCCTGATCCCAATACCATTGGCTATGCTGGCTTCATGGTCAATAACGAAGTCGCCGACTTTGATCATATCTATTTGTATAATCAAGGTTCTCCGCTAGCGGCTAGCGCGGTGCAAACCAACCTCACAGCACCTTGGGTCAAATTGCCTTTGACTGACCCATGGCTTGAAATTGCTGATACTGTGCGGGGCACTGGGGCTGGCGATAGTTTTTATATTGCTGATAGCAACACCGCCAATGGTCAATTGAGTGCTGATATTCAGTTTGATCCAGAGCAGCAGCCTGCAACCGCTGCCTTGCTGTTTCGCATACAAGATAAACTTGCACCAACCAATGGTAGTTATGGGGTTGGCATTTCGACGATTGATGGCGGCGAACTTAAATTATTCAAATTCCCCTATCAGCCGATCCAAATCGTCAAAACCCTCATTGTGCCTAATCAATCCTATAAGCTACAGGTAGAATTTATTGGCCCATACCTCAAAGTGCTGCTGAATGGGCAGACCGTGATTGACTATACGATGGATAGCAGTTATATCGAAGGTTTTGTTGGATTGAGTGTTTATAATTCGACGGCAAGCTTTAAAAATATCCAACTCACCCAGCCCCCATTGATTGAAAACTTCGCCACCAATTTGGCTGAACCGTGGCAGGTTAGCGATCTTGTGTGGCCAGTGAATGCCCTAGCCGCTCAGAAAATCAAGCGTGGTTTGTTGGTCTCAGCCATTGATAATGGGTTTTATCTATCCAATACTCCAACACCCGATCAGTTTATGTTTGAAAGTGAGATCCTATTAGTTGCCGACCCAGCCCAGGAACAAGCGACAGCTGGTTTGGTCATGTTTAGCGAATCTCGTGATACTAGCGAATCTACTGATACTGCGACTAAGGAAGCGCTGATTGTCTATATGAGTAGCAACAATGGTGGCGAGCTAGGCTTATTTGAGTACCCTGATCCAAAGGGAGGCTTAGTGCGCTATGCTGATGTCCCCTTGGCGCGTTGTCAGCTCCCAATTCACAAAGATGTCGTGTACAAGCTTAAAGTCATTTATGATGAATATGATCGAATTACGATTTCGCTGGATGGCCAAGCTTGTTTAAGCCATCCGCTAGCAAAACAGTATCATGGTGGTTATTTTGGGTTGGCTATGCGCGAAGGCAATGCCCTGTTTAATAATACGTTTGTGCTCACACCTTTAAACTAG
- the pnuC gene encoding nicotinamide riboside transporter PnuC, whose product MDLFSFFDINTIAFTLFGYSMSYLELVGTIFNLWSVWLVGRGRISNWPIGLIGVVLFFVLFYQIQLYADTFEQVYYFFTGIYGWWHWSKPKEQAAKPRYSSRNYNLLALGITVVGTLILALIIGNLDQWLPAYFPEPATYVLVDSLTTVMSFTATILMAQRRIECWYYWITVDVIAIWLYSVKGTLLVALLYAIFFVLASNGWRLWRKAS is encoded by the coding sequence ATGGATTTATTCAGTTTCTTCGATATTAATACGATTGCCTTCACGCTCTTTGGCTACTCCATGAGCTATCTCGAATTAGTCGGCACGATCTTCAATTTATGGTCGGTTTGGTTGGTTGGGAGAGGGCGCATCAGCAACTGGCCAATTGGCTTAATTGGGGTGGTGCTCTTCTTCGTGCTGTTTTACCAAATTCAACTGTATGCCGATACTTTTGAGCAAGTTTATTACTTTTTCACTGGTATTTACGGCTGGTGGCATTGGTCGAAGCCCAAAGAGCAAGCCGCCAAACCGCGTTACAGCTCACGCAACTACAATCTACTAGCGCTCGGCATTACCGTGGTTGGCACGCTGATTTTAGCGTTGATTATTGGCAATCTTGATCAATGGCTGCCTGCCTATTTTCCTGAACCCGCGACCTATGTTTTAGTTGATTCGCTAACTACCGTGATGAGCTTTACGGCGACGATTTTGATGGCTCAACGGCGGATCGAATGTTGGTATTATTGGATTACGGTCGATGTGATTGCAATTTGGCTGTATAGCGTTAAGGGCACGTTGTTGGTTGCGCTGCTATATGCAATCTTTTTTGTGTTGGCCAGCAATGGTTGGCGTTTATGGCGCAAAGCCAGTTAA
- a CDS encoding slipin family protein, whose product MGDDVLGLIVLLLILITITAIRFFPASTIYEHERGLLYKHGKFQRVLEPGKYRFMRNAYEISQLDVRPSSLSLSGQEMFSADLISVKLNLVANLQIEQPDRWTHSHASAQTVVYNELQVALRGVIAGYTLDQLLADRSMIAPQILALVQPKANALGASIQTIQIKDFSLPAELKRAALQQAKVQRETAAALEQARGEQAVLRSLANAARMLERNPALMNLRVLQALDSNKSNTIVLHVHQSNNDQTIDSEFTQPEV is encoded by the coding sequence ATGGGTGATGATGTTTTGGGTTTAATTGTTCTGTTGTTGATTCTTATCACGATCACTGCAATCCGTTTCTTTCCAGCTAGCACAATTTATGAGCATGAACGTGGCTTGCTCTATAAACATGGTAAGTTTCAACGGGTGCTTGAGCCTGGCAAATACCGCTTTATGCGTAATGCTTATGAGATCTCACAGCTCGATGTGCGCCCAAGTTCGCTCAGTTTGAGTGGCCAAGAAATGTTTAGCGCCGATTTGATCAGTGTTAAGCTCAATTTAGTGGCTAATCTCCAAATCGAGCAGCCTGATCGTTGGACGCATAGCCATGCCAGTGCTCAAACGGTTGTCTATAATGAGTTGCAGGTGGCCTTGCGCGGGGTGATCGCTGGCTATACTCTCGATCAACTCTTGGCTGATCGCAGCATGATCGCACCCCAAATTTTAGCACTGGTGCAACCCAAGGCCAACGCGCTTGGTGCAAGCATTCAAACGATTCAAATCAAAGATTTTAGTTTGCCAGCCGAGTTGAAACGGGCGGCATTACAACAAGCTAAAGTCCAACGTGAAACCGCCGCCGCACTTGAGCAAGCTCGTGGCGAGCAAGCTGTGCTACGTAGTTTAGCCAACGCTGCCCGCATGCTTGAGCGCAATCCAGCCTTGATGAATTTGCGGGTATTGCAAGCGCTCGATAGCAACAAGAGCAATACGATTGTGCTGCATGTGCATCAATCAAACAATGATCAAACAATTGATAGTGAATTTACCCAGCCTGAAGTTTAG